Proteins found in one ANME-2 cluster archaeon genomic segment:
- a CDS encoding 2,5-diamino-6-(ribosylamino)-4(3H)-pyrimidinone 5'-phosphate reductase: MRPYTFINAAMSADGKISTYKRKQVRISGANDLERVDHLRAGADAVMVGIGTVLADDPSLTVKSRDLRRNRKERNRCENPARIVVDSMARTPIDADIFKKGEGERIIAVSETAPADRVEKLKKKARIIIAGRYRVDLVALMSRLKELGIGTLMVEGGATLNWSLISQGLVDEVFTYIGALFLGGKDAPTLVDGAGFADNTDAAGLELVSLEQMDNGVLIRWRIANP; encoded by the coding sequence ATGCGTCCTTATACATTTATTAATGCGGCCATGTCAGCAGACGGTAAGATTTCAACATACAAGCGCAAACAGGTCAGGATTTCGGGAGCAAATGATCTTGAGAGGGTGGACCATTTACGTGCAGGTGCCGATGCCGTAATGGTTGGCATAGGCACGGTACTGGCAGACGACCCCAGCCTTACAGTCAAATCAAGAGACTTAAGACGTAATCGCAAGGAGCGTAACAGGTGTGAGAATCCTGCAAGGATTGTTGTGGACAGTATGGCAAGGACCCCGATTGATGCCGATATTTTCAAGAAGGGTGAGGGCGAGAGGATAATCGCAGTAAGTGAAACGGCACCTGCTGACAGGGTCGAAAAACTCAAGAAAAAAGCCAGGATCATCATCGCTGGCAGGTACCGGGTGGATCTTGTGGCACTTATGTCCAGGTTGAAGGAACTCGGTATTGGTACACTGATGGTAGAAGGGGGGGCGACCCTGAACTGGTCATTGATATCCCAGGGACTGGTGGATGAAGTTTTTACTTATATTGGTGCCCTGTTCCTCGGAGGCAAGGACGCACCTACACTGGTCGACGGCGCAGGGTTTGCTGATAATACGGATGCTGCCGGGCTGGAACTTGTATCACTGGAACAAATGGATAACGGTGTACTGATACGATGGCGCATAGCAAATCCATGA
- a CDS encoding DUF2284 domain-containing protein, which translates to MKLDTLIQELEGIHDDFKLIPVKDIEVAEWVRWKCEYGCKAFGKHLTCPPYAPGPEETRKLLKCYEQALITRFNKVGPNLKVPPAHLHHYLWDAILTIHNTMFDLERHAFLAGYYKAFAMAALPCSFCRDCLPEKEDFALDHAAKRFCKHQDKARPSMEACGIDVFKTVGAAGYELEVRTSHQEQITFFGLLLID; encoded by the coding sequence ATGAAATTAGATACACTAATCCAGGAATTAGAAGGAATACATGATGATTTTAAACTTATTCCCGTTAAGGATATAGAAGTAGCCGAATGGGTGCGCTGGAAATGTGAATATGGATGTAAAGCATTTGGGAAGCATTTGACATGTCCGCCTTATGCACCAGGGCCAGAAGAGACAAGAAAGTTATTAAAATGCTATGAACAAGCGCTTATCACACGATTTAATAAAGTAGGGCCGAATTTGAAGGTACCACCTGCACATCTCCATCATTACCTCTGGGATGCTATATTAACAATACACAATACGATGTTTGATCTAGAAAGGCATGCTTTCCTTGCAGGCTATTACAAAGCGTTTGCAATGGCTGCACTACCTTGCTCTTTTTGCCGTGATTGTCTGCCAGAGAAAGAGGATTTTGCTTTAGACCACGCAGCTAAGCGATTCTGTAAGCATCAGGATAAAGCAAGACCATCTATGGAGGCATGTGGAATAGACGTATTTAAGACCGTGGGGGCAGCAGGATATGAATTAGAAGTTCGCACATCACATCAAGAGCAGATAACTTTCTTCGGATTGTTGTTGATTGATTGA
- a CDS encoding small multi-drug export protein encodes MSIEKTESDRFLIGVFVTGVISVSIVLFIFYQFGLLRELLLVFSTQMLSGREFAMLHGASKEMSIHLLILVSFISDIGAMLVGLPIFVLFHKELKQFPLMAPFMNFSEMITSNKSGVMHKFGLVGLFIICFIPFQMTGGLATACFAKLLGFSVREIIPVIASASLIASMFWAVTADTVMRYLEPVQHYVPYFIVLVVASILIYNFVHYRNR; translated from the coding sequence ATGAGCATCGAAAAAACAGAATCTGACCGCTTTCTTATAGGAGTATTCGTAACAGGAGTGATATCGGTCTCAATAGTGCTTTTCATATTCTACCAATTTGGACTGCTGAGGGAGTTACTACTGGTCTTCAGTACCCAGATGCTGTCCGGCCGGGAGTTCGCTATGCTGCATGGTGCCTCCAAGGAGATGTCCATTCATTTGCTGATATTGGTCAGTTTTATATCTGATATCGGGGCCATGTTAGTAGGTCTTCCTATTTTTGTATTATTCCATAAAGAGTTGAAGCAGTTCCCGCTAATGGCACCTTTCATGAACTTCTCAGAGATGATCACTTCCAATAAAAGCGGTGTGATGCATAAGTTCGGCCTTGTGGGACTTTTCATTATTTGTTTTATCCCGTTCCAGATGACAGGAGGGCTTGCAACTGCATGTTTTGCAAAACTCCTGGGTTTCTCTGTTAGGGAGATCATACCTGTGATAGCGTCTGCGTCCCTGATTGCTTCCATGTTCTGGGCTGTGACTGCCGATACTGTAATGCGATACCTGGAGCCAGTCCAGCACTATGTACCCTACTTCATCGTGCTGGTGGTGGCATCAATTTTGATATACAATTTTGTGCATTACAGGAATAGATAA